A stretch of DNA from Sugiyamaella lignohabitans strain CBS 10342 chromosome B, complete sequence:
gctgcgctcgagtcgttgcgtcgacgaGCCCAgtctctcctgcgaagcaggagcaaccagggtctggggcggagccccagccgccggaggcatgtgccCCTCCTGTACCATGCTAACGAGACTCTAGACACGAAAGTCGCGGGGCGATAGTTCGGTGTCGATGGATTATACGTCGATTAGTCTCGAGACGAGTTTGATGACTTTGCAGGAGTTCAGCGACGAGGATTTCGAGGAGACGTGGCCGGAGATTATTGCTAAACTGGAGAAGAGTGCTAGTAAGCTGGAGAGCCATGTTTCTCCGGACGAGGAATACGAATTTGTCATGGGTTTCGCTGACCTTGCGGGCATTATTCAGAAGATTGCGCTGTATGTGGGAGTTCCACCTGGCGCGTTCCCAAGCAGTGGTAATGAGTTTGCTGGAATCTCTTTGGCGTTCAGGAGAATGATCAATACGTTGAGTCGCATCAGTATTTCTCACAGTATTGGGTCCATGATACGCCATCAGTCGGTGGGAAGCTTGGAAGAGCCTGACCAGGCGGCTGACAGTGATAAACTGAAGAGTGCcatccagcagctggttaCTTATGCCAAAGATCTGATATTCCAGACACGAAGCAAGATTCAGGAAGAAAACAGTCTCAATGACTCGTTTGAAGCGAACGAGACGGGAGAGATGAAGTTGCCCGAAAAAATCGAGATTCCTCTTAGCAAGTTTGATGTCAAGTatttcgtcgacggtctGTGGACTAATATCGTGGTCAACAGGTCTGGCCAGCTGGTTCCTCAGGATTCGTCGATTCCTGGTAGTTTGACTCTGTTGGAGCAAAAGTTTGCTTCTTCTCGATCATCAACCTCACAAGAACCTACTAATCGTCTTCGTATGCCCCTGGAGACTTATAACACTTCACTTGCAGTCGATACAGAAGTCATTTCTGTACTGGAAATGAGAATCAAGACCGTTAAGAACATCCTCAACCAGTTTGTCAAGCTGTCAAATACTGCATCCTCCACTAAAAGCCTTGATGCTACTCAGGATCGCCGCAAAATCCTCGGTTCGTCTCTGCAAGCTCTTATTAATGTCTCCAAAGTGATTGTCAACATAATCGAATCCATTGATCTCACAGCGTTTTACGCCTGTAGAGCATCAGTTGCCGAATCACACTCGTCAATGACGCGATTGTTTGCCTTTTTGGAGGCCAAACAAGCCATTTACGACGCTCTCGCCGAACTCGAAGTGgtaagaaatcaaaatgaaGCTGGTGATAGCAATTTTATCGCTGCTTTGGCAGAAAAgtttgaaaaatcaaaGCTGGAAGAAATCTATTTCACTTACGAGCAAACTAATGAACAACAAATTAAAGAAAAGGTTTTCAAATTGGACGCTGTACTTGCTAGTGTAGTCGAAAGTGCAAAGAACCTGTCAACAGAATTGAGAAGCATTGTGGCTGTTGATTCGCGACTCTTGGATACCACTGGCACTTCTTCGTTTCCTAGAGAACTcgctgcagctgctgctgccgctgctgctgttgctgtgtCTTCTACGGCGGGAGGTAATTCTTCTAATGGTGCCATGAGTCCTAGATCGACATATTCCGCTAAACGAAAAGAGTCTGCTGTAGACAGCTTTAGTATTGGTTCTCATTCTATCCGTGAAGATGGACCATGGTTCCTGCAACTGGAACACGGCGATGAAATCGTATATGATAAGAAGGGCTCGTCTATTCGAGGAGGTTCTCAAAGAGCTCTTGTTGAGCAGCTGACTCTACATAGTAGATTGAATTCCGAGTTCAACGTTGCTATGTTGTTGACATTCCAAAGTTTTATGGACGCGACTAATCTGTTTGAACAATTGGTAGAACGGTTCCTCATTCAGCCTCCCGAGGGGTTGACTTCTGAAGAGTTTGCATTGTGGgctgaaaagaaacaacGGCCAACTCGTCTTCGTGTGGTTAATATTCTCAAAACTTGGTTGGAAAACTACTGGTTTGAAGACGATAGTGAAGATCTTACTTCAGAAGCACGAAGCTCATTGTTTGAGTCCATGTCCAAGTTCGCTGAACAACTAAAAGCTCAAAAGTTCCCTGGTGGCGCTTCTTTGTACAATATTGTGGAAAAAAGAATGAACGACAAGGAGCCTTCATTCAAGCGAATGATTGTCACCACAACCAcccaaccaccacctcctaTTCTACCTCGTAACTTGAAGAAGTTTAAGCTTACTGAGATTGATCCTGTGGAGATGGCTCGTCAATTATCAGTGAGAGAATTCAAGCTGTTAGTTGTTATTACCAGTCATGAGTGTTTGTTGCGTGGATGTGGTGGTTTAGGAAAATCGTCCAATTCAGGCGGTCGTAAGATTGGTGAGTTCATTCGTAACTCCAATTGTTTGACCAACTGGGTTGCATACGCGATTTTGAGGCATTCTGAGGCAAAGAGAAGAGCTTCTACAATTCGATACTTTATACATGTTGCCGAAGCTTGTAGAGCGCTTAACAACTTCTCATCGATGACTGCAATTATATCTGCACTTTATTCGTCGACTATCCACCGTATGAAGAAGACTTGGGATTATGTTTCCAGCAAGAACACAGCCAAGCTCGAAAACATGAACCGACTAATGAATTCATCAAGAAACTTCAACGAATACCGAGATCTGCTCAACCTTGTGCCTCCTCCTGCAGTACCATTTTTTGGTGTCTATCTTACCGATTTGAcatttgttgaagatggtaATCCAGACTATCTTGATACTGAGCACAAGATTGTCAATTTCGCCAAGCGCCAGAAGACGGCTACTATCATTGAAAACATCCGTCAGTTTCAAATCGTTCCTTATAATTTTGAGGAACTGGCCGATGTTCAACTGTTTTTGGATCGAGGCTTTGAAGAGGCTCCTCCTATTGAAGAGCAATATGACACATCTTTGAACTTTGAGCCTCGTGAAAAGCCTGGTACTGACAAGGTCGCCAAACTGTTTGAAGAAAACGGTATATTATGATGAATTGTTAATTAAGTATATGATTGATTTGTACGTAGAatgcatatttatttaatgatATTGACAACATACTAAGTTTATGCGCGTATTCGATTCTACTGACCACAGTAGTTAGAGAGCAGGTCGTAGTAAAAAACCTACTAGGAAAGTGGTCAACAGAATCATAGTTATAAATAGTcatgataataatagtaatagtagtagagtaataataaaataataataataataataataggAGCAAGTCGTCATGCGACAAATTGTTTCATAGTGGATCATCATAAAGTTGGGTTAGCATAAAGCTTCGGGTCGTTACAGTGGAGGAGGTAGTCAAAGTGGTGCAAAGGCTTTCTAAGTAGTTAAAAGTACACTTCAAAGCTTCTTTCGTTTCGTTGGCGGCTTAATAATGCCCTTACAAAGAGGACATTCGGCGGGTTCGCCCCTGACCATTTGAGACGAAATCCACTGAGAAATACATTCAACATGAAATTCGTGTTCACAAGGTAGAGTCATAACCTTGCTCTCTCTAGGAATATAATCTTCCAAACAGATATTGCACCGTTCACTACTAGACCACTCTTCGTTatttggaggtggtgggaCAACTTTCTTGACTAGAAACCCCTTGTCACTGGAgttataaaaataaaaggcCACTTCATCACCCTTCCAGGTTTTGGTTGGTAAAGACTCTAAAAGTCTCCGTCGTGCCCGTCGTTCCGTGACAAGACGGCATTTCTGACGCACTGGTTTGGCCACACCATGATAACCAATGTAGAACGGTACTACCGCAACAATCAGTGGGAATGTGAGTACATGGAGCAGGTTCATTGGTGCGGTAAAAACAACTTGTAAGCACCTGACTGACCTGTACAATAAACTCCACCAGCCCGATGGCCCAAGAAACTGCGGTCAAATAAACCTGGTTACCCGCTTAACCTGCTCGTgtattgaatttgaaagTGCAAAATTATTTGCTAAGTTGTGTTGTGAGTGCGTGTGTCGTCTCAGCACACGATGAATTGATATTTGTATGCgtatttctgtttctgttcttttaTTGTCTTATCAATCTGCTCGCGGCGTGGCTCATGCAATGCTTAATTACCTTTGGGAGTATCACCTGCTGATCCCTGTATGGGGGGATGAGCATCTTCGCGGGTCCCGGgtcagcctccggcggctggggctccgccccagaccccgtggctcctgcttcgcaggagatggctgggaccgtgtacgcccgactcgagcgcagcgagaggagctgcggggtctggggcggagccccagccgccggaggcaggcccggGACTGATGGTTGGGATCGTGATCGAATAAATTATGCTCGTAAACaggtaataataatagtgtATGCAACGTGACAGGTGGATGGACTGGAAATTGGGGCTGTGGGGGATGAGGCTGTGTGGTGTGTTTCTGGTGGCTAAGGAGTTTTGTGTGATTAAACCAGTCTGGTGTGCTATTAGGGTGGAGGAGTTGTGGAGGGACGGTTGTGGTGTGGCAGGTCGTGGAACGCATTAAACGGTTAAATATGGGGCATGAAGTCCTGGAAAAAAGTAGTGGGTGCTGGAATGAAGTGCTGGGAGGAAAGGGTGGGTGAGATCATGCTTTTTATAGGTGTTGGGTGGCAGATAGATCCTATCGGATATCGCATTTGCAGACGGGACAGGTGATTGCGgggttcttcttctcggcAATCATTTGCTGGGCAATCCATCTGACAGCACAAGTGGAATGGAATTGATGGCCACATGGCAGGGTCATGAGTTTAGATTTGCCGTCGACATAGTCGTCCAAACAAATATTGCAATTCTCAGAACATCCCCAAGATAGGTTTAATGAGTTATTTACCGGGTCTGGATGTGAGTTGTATACGGTGATGGGTAGCGACCTTAGCAGTTTCTTGTTCTGTCGACGGTCTTTCCATTCTACACTCTGAAGATAGAACAAATGAAAAGGAGCCGCTATAACAGCCACAGGATATAAAACAATAATGGCAAACATGTTGACAGCTTCGAGCTTGAGATCAAAAAAGGCAGCTTGGGCTCTAGATATAGGTCTGTCGGGAGTCATCggatcagcagcaactgttGCTGATCGACAGGGAACTAGCGTACTGGGCATCTTGACAGGTGATGTATGACGGACTATTCGGACTACAACTGCCTATTATTGAAGGAATtacaagaaaatgatgaaaTAATGAGataaaaatcaagtcaaaATCGCCAAACTATCCAATATAAATAGTCACACatagaagaagagttcCCCGCACCCAAACCGTTTATCGTCCTCATTATATATGTCTTGGATGCTAATAGCTGTACGATTGTTCAGCTATTTCCCCCTGAGACGGATTAGGTAATGACATTTGATGATCGTACAGATCAATGGTACAGATAGCATAAGCAAGCAGGAGGTCaaccagcatcagcgaATAAGCGGCAAGGTATTTGCAATGGTGCTCCTATGGGATAGAAATTAATGAAAGAAGCATATTTGATTAAGCTTTTGTTAAATAGGGTTTTGGTTAATGGAATGGATGACATAATATTCAAGTAGATCATGAGATcgtttttattattttatcttAGAGTTGAGATAAAGCATCGTCACTAGCTAATGGTACCTGGCTGATTGGAGTCTGTTTATAGTTTTAATTTTACTTATCTCGTAAAGCTAGCTTACTGTTTGCCGTTACCAGACATTATCAGATAGGTTACTGTATAGAGTAACATGTTCCAACCGGGGGGGGTTGACCTAGATTTATTTAGAAAGTCTGGACTTGATGGTCAAGACTGTGTATTTAGATTCAGTGGCGATTAATAGTCCCTTGTTACTAAGGTAAGAAAGATGCTAGCAGCATGTAGACGAACAGGACCATGGGCATGTACTCAAAATCTAAGACAAGCGGAGATTTAACGATTTTGTAGCGAGCATAGAGCTAAGTGAACTGCCAACCTGCCGGCTGTGTTGTCTACTGTTTTCTATTACTATGGGTTAACTGTGATGTCTACTGTGCTCTACTGTATTGTCTACTGTGCTCTACTTGCTGTCTACTGTGCTGTACTGTAAGTAGTACTATACTGTTATCAGAGATTGGCCTCGGAATTGGCCCCTCATTGATTTTCTCCCAAAATTGCTTTGATTCCCTTTACTGAAAGTTCCTCGGAATCCATGATGACTGAGCTCGTAACAAGTTCGTAAATACACTTGTAACACATTGACTAGGCTGACCAACTGCAATCAAACATGGTCCATgaccaacaaaaaacaaagactGAGGAAGATCTGGACCACGATAGCCCAAATACGCCCAGTGAGACAGTAGACAATAACATAAAATGCAAGAATACGATACGGACGGCACGCTACAGCACAGCGGCACACAAGTAGCATATCTGAAACAGAtaattatatacaaaaaaaatataaatagagtTCAGTATTAAACGTAACCAGATTCTTGGCATATTCATCAGTGGATTCCACTAGATATGGCATCGGACCGTTCTTCCCAAACAGTTTTACCCGAACAGCTGCACACTGACTTGAGGTTCTCCCAGATACCTGCACTACGGGCGATAACACCAACCAAAGAGTCGGGATAGTTTGCAGTTCGTGACTTGCTCACTGTCAACCCTCTACCAATAATATCTGAAATAGATACATCCTTGGTGAAAACAGCATGTCCTGAAAAGCCCTTTGGCTGATTGGCTAAAAATGAATCCGAGGTTGATAGCTGCGCAGACACATCGATTTCTCCAAGCTCAACCAATTGAGGTCCTGTAGAAACTGCACCCTGCGAAAGATCTCCACTAACTCTAATTGAAGGGTAGTACTTTCCTTTAGGCAGTCCATTAAGGGTGATGTCAAAAAGGGCTCTAGTGGGTGACACTCCTACAATTCTAGCCAATCCCTTGACGGGAttcttttcatcttcaaaagaTTCTAGAATGCAAACAGCAGCCGAATTGGGTTCTCCTGTACCACGCACAATGGCATCCTTACCAATATTTTGCATAGCACTGACCACTGACGAAGGTGCTGTGTTACCGTAGACGGTGACCAATTGTTTAGTAAGATCACATTGGATAGTTTGAACGCCTTCTAGTCTATTTAGAGTCTCGGACACTGATGATACACAAGAATCACAGTGCAATGGAACTGCGTAGATAGCCTAGACTTCCGTTAGTAACTATCATTTTAATCAACCAACAATGctcatcaacaccagaCTCATTAGACGTACTGTAAAATTATCAGCTGACGGCATCTTTAAATAATGTTATATGTCAGTGCTGTTGAGCTAATTACTCGGTAAGTGATGTTTCCAATTATAGGCGAACAATGCTTCCACAAGTGATAAACAATTACTAGAATGACAGCTTATAAACACTTCTCCACTGAACTTGGCTGACAAATCTGGGGTCTGACGTGATCCGGACTCGGCTTTCCAGCCGTGTTGGATAATTAAGCTGGTGTTTTGAATAGGGTTGGGGTCTAATTTGAGCAGTGGAGTTTGAATGCCTGTCATGCTGTCACGAACCAAACTAGTCAATTAGGACAATTTCTGAAAGGAAAATATATTGATCAGAACAGGTAGTAAACACCTTTGTGCCAGTCACATGAGAGGTTAATGTTTGAATCTCTTGGAAAGGTCACAGCCAAGCTGACTGAGCAGgcagcttctgctgctaatagTCTTTCCAACTCACCAAGGCTCAGCATTCAGGAACAGCGgcaacaagaacaagaccATTCAATCAAATTACTGCAAACCAATGCAAAACTACTACATACTGAAACACCTGAACCATCTTCATTAGAGATTGAGGgatctgcttctgctactcCAGTCCCAAATGTTGAAGGAAGAGGTGCCACGCCAGCACCTACGTCTGCATCACCGGGTTCGACATCTGCTCCAAGTCCGAACTCTGTACCGGTTTCTGAGACATCTGATGGTACTTCTGAAGGCAATGTGTCCAATTCGGCTGAGGAAACTGATAATAACCGGAATGCTGTCAGTTCAAAACCATCAAATGGACATGAGACCAATGACAGAGCTCCAAATAAAGATACCCAAGCAGGCAAACTGACAACCGAACAAACCAATGGCAGTTTGAATTCAGAGTCCAATCAGGAATTACCCAAAGAGATTACtcaaaaactgaaaaagtTTGCCAAATATGAAGAGAAATATCCACGTAAGTTTGATCCTTCAACAACCCGAGTATAGTATAAGATACACAAATCTAACCGTCTTAGTTTTACTCAAGGCATATCGactggagaagaaaaaggctGAATTAGTTAAAGCGTTTGAGAAAATACTGGAGGAAAACACCCCTGTTAGAACAATCTCGGAAACCGAGGCTTTGGTGGCATATTTGCAGAATCTGGCTCAAACTAAGGACATGCAAAATGCTGAAATTCGTCGACTAACAAGCGAAAACTCAAAAACCATAAAAGAAGCGACCGATCTAAAGGGAACCTTAGATAAAGCGAAGGCGGAAATAGCAGATCTTAAATCCAATCTCGTTAAACAGAGGCAATTAGAGAAAGATGCTGAGAATTTCAAGACTGAAATAGAAGCTTTAAAATCTCAAGGAGTTTCTAAGGACGAGCTACTTAAGCAGCAAACAGAAAAACTAGCCAAACTTGATAAACTCGAAGAAGAGCTCAAGAGCAAAGATCAAGAGCTCACTAAGATCAAAGAGGAAAGCGAGAAATCAGCCAATGCCGTTAGTGCTGATAAGGAGAAAGAATTAGCGATACTCCAAGAAAAACTCGAAAAAGAAGTTTCTGCCTTGAACGAAAAAGAGGAAGAGTTAGTCAAATTGAAGAGCGAGAAGGAGCAAGCCACTGTAGCACTTGCTAAGGAGAAGGATGATGAAATCAACCGACTCAAGGAGATTCACAGTAAAGAAATATCTGAATTGTCACTTAAGTTGAAAGAAGTCGAGGAGtctgcatctgctgcttctgctccACCTGTAGGTTCTGATCTGGCTGACCAGATTTCTACACCTACATCGACCCcttccaagaaaaagaataagaaaaagaaaaagggtGGAGCTATGGCCACAGAACCTcctgaaactgaaaataCAAGCTTGCCTTCATCTGATGGCGAGATTTCAAAGCTGCAAGCTGAGATTCGGTCTAAAGAAGAGCATATTCAAGAACTGAATGGAATGATTACCGCTATCGGGCAAGACTTGGTAGTCGCTAGAGAAGAGCTGGCCAACAGAGATAATGAGGTCACTGGTACGAAAGAAAGTGCTCTTCAAGCATCTGAGGAGTTGAAAGCCTTGAAGGAGGACATGGATCGTCAGCTTGAAGAGGCTAGAAACaagttgaaagaagaatcGGCTGCATTGGAAGACACGAAGAGCAAGTTGAAAGAAGAGTCGGCTACATTGGAAGATACTAAAAGCAAGTTGAAAGAAGAGTCGGCTATTTTGGAAGATGTTCGACTAGGTTTAGAAAAGGCTGAGAAACTAGCTGCAACTCGTTTAGATGAGCTTAACCGTAGTAAAGCTGATTACGAGTCCCAGATCTCTAAGCTGAAAGCCGACCATGGAAACAGCACCGCTCTCATTGATAAGTACAAGGGCGAGATCTCCACACTTACATCTGTCGTTGCCGATAAAGAAAAGCATATTAGTGAGTTAGAGACTAAGGTAAAATCATTAGAGACCTCATACTCAAAACTTAATGCAGAGCATAAttctttgaagaagcaacaaGGAGCAGAAATTGA
This window harbors:
- the IMH1 gene encoding Imh1p (Protein involved in vesicular transport; mediates transport between an endosomal compartment and the Golgi, contains a Golgi-localization (GRIP) domain that interacts with activated Arl1p-GTP to localize Imh1p to the Golgi; GO_component: GO:0005794 - Golgi apparatus [Evidence IEA]; GO_component: GO:0005794 - Golgi apparatus [Evidence IDA] [PMID 15077113]; GO_component: GO:0000139 - Golgi membrane [Evidence IEA]; GO_component: GO:0005737 - cytoplasm [Evidence IEA,IEA]; GO_component: GO:0005829 - cytosol [Evidence IDA] [PMID 9880327]; GO_component: GO:0016020 - membrane [Evidence IEA]; GO_function: GO:0003674 - molecular_function [Evidence ND]; GO_process: GO:0043001 - Golgi to plasma membrane protein transport [Evidence IMP] [PMID 16926193]; GO_process: GO:0000042 - protein targeting to Golgi [Evidence IEA]; GO_process: GO:0015031 - protein transport [Evidence IEA]; GO_process: GO:0006950 - response to stress [Evidence IEA]; GO_process: GO:0006810 - transport [Evidence IEA]; GO_process: GO:0016192 - vesicle-mediated transport [Evidence IMP] [PMID 9880327]), giving the protein MQNAEIRRLTSENSKTIKEATDLKGTLDKAKAEIADLKSNLVKQRQLEKDAENFKTEIEALKSQGVSKDELLKQQTEKLAKLDKLEEELKSKDQELTKIKEESEKSANAVSADKEKELAILQEKLEKEVSALNEKEEELVKLKSEKEQATVALAKEKDDEINRLKEIHSKEISELSLKLKEVEESASAASAPPVGSDLADQISTPTSTPSKKKNKKKKKGGAMATEPPETENTSLPSSDGEISKLQAEIRSKEEHIQELNGMITAIGQDLVVAREELANRDNEVTGTKESALQASEELKALKEDMDRQLEEARNKLKEESAALEDTKSKLKEESATLEDTKSKLKEESAILEDVRLGLEKAEKLAATRLDELNRSKADYESQISKLKADHGNSTALIDKYKGEISTLTSVVADKEKHISELETKVKSLETSYSKLNAEHNSLKKQQGAEIESLQKTNAEARGKLQRELAAVKASKASFEKDHSKLLVEASEAKSKLSAAETEKATAISNLQLLQREVDELKQIADESSKRSDSLQEELSDLRKHLQDRTREAQTLTNLRNETEHSYQTKVKELEAKVRALTEQRDEYESDLLTMQSRKSRELDELRTQNGDLKRQLHMFEEEKNRYDRDLKDIRKMRDRVQEELTSAKEELASIRKELESSRSQLSAAQTRAVEFEKSASSLKRAAEESQEKNEVLQRNYRVLTGDLETMRKEIVDLKNKSRDTVHSRQSSIVSLSGQDNDQVRNERLYTKNFLLNYVDKKEQRSAMLGSLATFLELNDSERQRFATAFR
- the CDC25 gene encoding Ras family guanine nucleotide exchange factor CDC25, which gives rise to MDYTSISLETSLMTLQEFSDEDFEETWPEIIAKLEKSASKLESHVSPDEEYEFVMGFADLAGIIQKIALYVGVPPGAFPSSGNEFAGISLAFRRMINTLSRISISHSIGSMIRHQSVGSLEEPDQAADSDKLKSAIQQLVTYAKDLIFQTRSKIQEENSLNDSFEANETGEMKLPEKIEIPLSKFDVKYFVDGLWTNIVVNRSGQLVPQDSSIPGSLTLLEQKFASSRSSTSQEPTNRLRMPLETYNTSLAVDTEVISVLEMRIKTVKNILNQFVKLSNTASSTKSLDATQDRRKILGSSLQALINVSKVIVNIIESIDLTAFYACRASVAESHSSMTRLFAFLEAKQAIYDALAELEVVRNQNEAGDSNFIAALAEKFEKSKLEEIYFTYEQTNEQQIKEKVFKLDAVLASVVESAKNLSTELRSIVAVDSRLLDTTGTSSFPRELAAAAAAAAAVAVSSTAGGNSSNGAMSPRSTYSAKRKESAVDSFSIGSHSIREDGPWFLQLEHGDEIVYDKKGSSIRGGSQRALVEQLTLHSRLNSEFNVAMLLTFQSFMDATNLFEQLVERFLIQPPEGLTSEEFALWAEKKQRPTRLRVVNILKTWLENYWFEDDSEDLTSEARSSLFESMSKFAEQLKAQKFPGGASLYNIVEKRMNDKEPSFKRMIVTTTTQPPPPILPRNLKKFKLTEIDPVEMARQLSVREFKLLVVITSHECLLRGCGGLGKSSNSGGRKIGEFIRNSNCLTNWVAYAILRHSEAKRRASTIRYFIHVAEACRALNNFSSMTAIISALYSSTIHRMKKTWDYVSSKNTAKLENMNRLMNSSRNFNEYRDLLNLVPPPAVPFFGVYLTDLTFVEDGNPDYLDTEHKIVNFAKRQKTATIIENIRQFQIVPYNFEELADVQLFLDRGFEEAPPIEEQYDTSLNFEPREKPGTDKVAKLFEENGIL
- the CCS1 gene encoding Ccs1p (Copper chaperone for superoxide dismutase Sod1p; involved in oxidative stress protection; Met-X-Cys-X2-Cys motif within the N-terminal portion is involved in insertion of copper into Sod1p under conditions of copper deprivation; required for regulation of yeast copper genes in response to DNA-damaging agents; protein abundance increases in response to DNA replication stress; GO_component: GO:0005737 - cytoplasm [Evidence IEA,IEA]; GO_component: GO:0005829 - cytosol [Evidence IDA] [PMID 9295278]; GO_component: GO:0005743 - mitochondrial inner membrane [Evidence IDA] [PMID 11500508]; GO_component: GO:0005758 - mitochondrial intermembrane space [Evidence IEA]; GO_component: GO:0005739 - mitochondrion [Evidence IEA]; GO_component: GO:0005634 - nucleus [Evidence IDA] [PMID 18977757]; GO_function: GO:0046872 - metal ion binding [Evidence IEA,IEA]; GO_function: GO:0016532 - superoxide dismutase copper chaperone activity [Evidence IGI,IMP,ISS] [PMID 9295278]; GO_function: GO:0008270 - zinc ion binding [Evidence IBA]; GO_process: GO:0015680 - intracellular copper ion transport [Evidence IMP,ISS] [PMID 9295278]; GO_process: GO:0030001 - metal ion transport [Evidence IEA]; GO_process: GO:0055114 - oxidation-reduction process [Evidence IEA]; GO_process: GO:0019430 - removal of superoxide radicals [Evidence IBA]; GO_process: GO:0006801 - superoxide metabolic process [Evidence IEA]); this encodes MQNIGKDAIVRGTGEPNSAAVCILESFEDEKNPVKGLARIVGVSPTRALFDITLNGLPKGKYYPSIRVSGDLSQGAVSTGPQLVELGEIDVSAQLSTSDSFLANQPKGFSGHAVFTKDVSISDIIGRGLTVSKSRTANYPDSLVGVIARSAGIWENLKSVCSCSGKTVWEERSDAISSGIH